A region from the Parasphingopyxis sp. CP4 genome encodes:
- a CDS encoding peptidylprolyl isomerase codes for MSAAEQPQTPVINGVAISAEAIAAEAQNHPASNPGEAWNSAAEALAIKTLLLAEADRLGIAASELSDDNGSVLAPDDARIEALLEQEVKTPEADRSTCRRYYAQHKQRFTSPDLVEASHILFAARPDDEKSYAKAVSAAENSIAELQDHPERFAAIAEVRSACPSAKQGGNLGQLSHGQTVDEFDTFLFNLDEGQLCPVPVKTRYGAHVLKVGRIISGQTLPFEAVRTKIADYLEEASWRRAVAQYVAILAGKAEIDGVALAAADSPLLQ; via the coding sequence ATGAGCGCGGCAGAACAACCGCAGACGCCAGTCATCAACGGTGTCGCCATTTCCGCGGAAGCGATTGCCGCCGAAGCACAAAACCATCCTGCATCAAATCCTGGCGAGGCATGGAATTCGGCAGCTGAGGCGCTGGCGATAAAGACGTTGCTGCTGGCCGAAGCAGACCGGCTCGGCATCGCGGCTAGCGAGCTTAGCGATGACAATGGCAGTGTCCTCGCGCCTGATGATGCGCGCATAGAGGCACTGCTCGAGCAAGAGGTCAAAACACCCGAGGCCGACCGGTCCACGTGCCGTCGATATTACGCGCAACACAAGCAACGTTTTACAAGCCCGGACCTTGTTGAAGCATCGCACATCTTGTTCGCTGCGCGTCCCGACGATGAAAAGAGCTATGCGAAGGCCGTGTCCGCCGCCGAGAACAGTATTGCCGAACTGCAGGACCATCCCGAACGATTTGCCGCTATTGCTGAAGTCCGATCCGCATGCCCATCGGCTAAACAGGGCGGCAATCTCGGTCAACTCAGCCATGGGCAGACAGTCGATGAGTTCGATACGTTTCTTTTTAATCTGGACGAAGGGCAGCTGTGCCCGGTGCCTGTGAAGACGCGATACGGCGCGCATGTTCTCAAGGTTGGCCGCATAATCTCAGGGCAGACTCTACCGTTCGAGGCAGTGCGGACGAAGATTGCGGACTATCTCGAAGAAGCGAGCTGGCGCCGGGCCGTGGCGCAATATGTGGCCATCCTCGCCGGCAAGGCGGAGATCGATGGGGTCGCATTGGCCGCAGCCGATAGTCCGCTACTGCAATGA
- the narJ gene encoding nitrate reductase molybdenum cofactor assembly chaperone: protein MTVKSFKILSLLLAYPTVEIQAASCEFSDILSGEGLVPDDHLPPLRALIEEYRTGELLDLQERYVLLFDRTRTLSLHLFEHVHGESRDRGQAMVDLQAMYEERGLAIGSTELPDFIPLFLEFLSTLPQDEALDLLSQPAHVIAALGERLARRESNYAAVLMALAAIVEADPKSTEALLEEPDDDPNDLEALDAVWEAENVTFGPGSPDEGCPKVDGMLDRLAAEMDAPPADAGTSEERA, encoded by the coding sequence ATGACAGTAAAGAGCTTCAAAATCCTCTCACTGCTGCTCGCCTATCCGACGGTGGAAATACAGGCGGCATCCTGTGAGTTCAGTGACATCCTGTCCGGCGAAGGCCTGGTGCCCGACGATCATTTGCCGCCGCTTCGCGCTTTGATCGAAGAGTATCGCACTGGCGAATTGCTCGACCTTCAGGAACGCTATGTGTTGCTGTTCGATCGTACGCGAACCCTGTCGCTCCATCTATTCGAACATGTGCATGGCGAGAGCCGTGACCGCGGCCAGGCGATGGTCGATCTGCAAGCTATGTATGAAGAGCGCGGGCTCGCCATCGGCAGCACGGAGCTGCCGGACTTTATCCCGCTATTCCTCGAATTTCTGTCGACCCTGCCGCAGGACGAAGCTCTCGATCTGTTGAGCCAGCCAGCTCATGTCATCGCGGCCCTTGGCGAACGCCTTGCCCGCCGTGAAAGCAATTATGCCGCAGTGCTGATGGCGCTGGCCGCAATAGTTGAGGCCGATCCGAAATCCACCGAGGCGTTGCTTGAGGAGCCTGACGACGACCCCAATGATCTCGAGGCGCTGGACGCGGTGTGGGAAGCGGAAAACGTGACCTTTGGCCCCGGATCACCGGATGAGGGCTGCCCCAAGGTGGACGGCATGCTCGATCGGCTCGCCGCTGAAATGGATGCCCCACCTGCCGACGCAGGCACGTCAGAGGAGCGAGCATGA
- a CDS encoding nitrate reductase subunit alpha has translation MSHLLDRLNFFSDKSRFSDGHGVTTREDRRWEDGYRKRWQHDKIVRSTHGVNCTGSCSWKVYVKGGIVTWETQQTDYPRTRPDLPNHEPRGCSRGASYSWYIYSGNRLKYPLVRSRLVKLWREARKTMEPVAAWASIVQDKAKRDSYTKIRGHGGFVRADWDEVTEIVAAANAYTAKEHGPDRVIGFSPIPAMSMVSYAAGSRYLSLLGGTCMSFYDWYCDLPPASPMTWGEQTDVPESADWYNSGFLMLWGSNVPQTRTPDAHFYTEARYKGTKSVVVSPDYSEAAKFSDIWLHPKQGTDAALAMAMGHVILREYHLDRQAEYFEHYARQYTDMPLLVRLVKKDGQFVPERLLRASEFGDDLGETENAEWKTVAIDEKTGDVVAPNGSVGFRWGEKGKWNLEERESGGAETKLRLTNILDGDYDDVLDVAFPYFGNREHDYFKGTDHPDTLMRRIPVMKLQLEEGDSYVATVYDLFMANYGLDRGLGGDNLAKSYDENEPYTPAWAEQITGVPADHIITVAREFADNAEKTHGKSMVILGAGLNHWYHMDMNYRGIINLLIMCGCIGQSGGGWSHYVGQEKLRPQTGWQPLAFGLDWSRPPRQMNSTSFFYAHSDQWRYETLGVDEILSPTAPDGDWSGSLIDYNARAERMGWLPSAPQLKTNPLDIAKAAREAGKEPKDYVTDSLKSGELELSCNDPDDPANWPRNMFVWRSNLLGSSGKGHEYLLKHLLGTSHGVQGKDLGEMGHAKPEDVAWHEEAPEGKLDLLVTLDFRMSTTCVYSDIVLPTATWYEKNDLNTSDMHPFIHPLSAAIDPVWESKSDWEIYKEIAKKFSEIAPEVLGEEEDVVLTPILHDTPGEIAQPMDVADWGKGDIEPIPGKTMPQVAVVKRDYPNLYKRFTALGPLMEKIGNGGKGIAWKTGEEVDHLKALNGTVSEDGPTKGMARIESDIDATEVILMLAPETNGEVAVKAWNALSEFTGREHAHLALPKEDEKIRFRDVVAQPRKIISSPTWSGLESEKVCYNAGYTNVHELIPWRTLSGRQQLYQDHKWMRAFGEGFCVYRPPIDTKAVKPMLDRAEGQDHVVLNFITPHQKWGIHSTYTDNLLMLTLSRGGPIVWLSETDAAKAGIVDNDWVEAFNSNGALVARAVVSQRMKDGTLFMYHAQEKIVNVPGSKITGNRGGIHNSVTRAVLKPTHMIGGYAQQSWGFNYYGTVGSNRDEFVIVRKMTDVDWLDGPENRLSPDMEAAE, from the coding sequence ATGAGCCATCTACTCGATCGCCTGAACTTCTTTAGCGACAAATCTCGCTTCTCGGATGGCCATGGGGTCACCACCCGGGAGGATCGCCGTTGGGAGGACGGCTATCGGAAACGTTGGCAGCACGACAAGATCGTGCGCTCGACCCACGGCGTGAATTGCACAGGATCCTGTTCCTGGAAGGTTTACGTCAAGGGCGGCATCGTCACCTGGGAAACGCAGCAGACCGATTACCCGCGCACACGGCCCGATCTGCCCAACCATGAACCGCGCGGTTGTTCGCGCGGTGCCAGCTATAGCTGGTACATCTATTCGGGAAATCGGCTCAAATACCCACTTGTCCGCTCGCGCCTCGTGAAATTGTGGCGCGAAGCGCGCAAGACGATGGAGCCTGTCGCGGCCTGGGCATCGATCGTCCAGGACAAGGCGAAGCGGGATTCCTATACCAAGATACGCGGACATGGCGGTTTCGTCCGGGCAGACTGGGACGAAGTGACCGAAATTGTCGCCGCTGCCAACGCCTATACGGCAAAGGAACATGGCCCGGACCGGGTGATCGGTTTCTCACCGATCCCGGCAATGTCGATGGTCTCCTACGCGGCAGGATCGCGCTATCTCTCGCTGCTCGGCGGAACCTGCATGTCGTTTTACGACTGGTATTGCGATCTGCCGCCCGCATCCCCGATGACCTGGGGTGAACAGACCGACGTTCCGGAAAGCGCCGACTGGTATAATTCTGGTTTCCTGATGCTGTGGGGATCGAACGTCCCGCAAACACGCACGCCGGACGCCCATTTCTACACCGAAGCGCGCTACAAGGGCACCAAGTCGGTCGTCGTGTCGCCGGACTATTCCGAAGCCGCAAAATTCTCCGATATCTGGCTCCATCCCAAACAGGGTACGGACGCCGCGCTCGCCATGGCGATGGGCCATGTGATCCTGCGCGAATATCATCTCGACCGGCAGGCCGAATATTTCGAGCACTATGCCCGGCAATATACCGACATGCCCTTGCTGGTCCGCCTGGTGAAAAAGGACGGCCAGTTCGTCCCCGAACGCTTGTTGCGCGCCAGCGAGTTCGGCGATGATCTTGGCGAGACCGAAAATGCCGAATGGAAAACCGTCGCCATCGACGAGAAGACGGGCGATGTGGTTGCACCCAACGGGTCGGTCGGCTTCCGCTGGGGCGAAAAGGGCAAATGGAATCTTGAAGAACGGGAGAGCGGCGGCGCAGAGACCAAGCTTCGCCTGACCAATATCCTGGATGGCGATTATGACGATGTGCTCGACGTCGCCTTTCCCTATTTCGGCAATCGCGAACATGATTATTTCAAAGGTACTGACCATCCCGATACGCTGATGCGGCGGATCCCGGTGATGAAGCTGCAGCTGGAAGAGGGCGATTCTTATGTCGCCACCGTCTACGATCTGTTCATGGCGAATTACGGCCTGGACCGCGGGCTCGGCGGTGACAATCTCGCCAAGAGCTACGACGAGAATGAGCCGTATACGCCGGCATGGGCCGAGCAGATCACCGGCGTCCCCGCCGATCACATCATCACCGTCGCGCGCGAGTTTGCCGACAATGCGGAAAAGACGCACGGCAAGTCGATGGTGATCCTCGGGGCCGGGCTCAACCACTGGTATCATATGGACATGAATTACAGGGGGATCATCAACCTCCTGATCATGTGTGGCTGTATTGGCCAATCCGGCGGCGGCTGGTCGCATTATGTTGGCCAGGAAAAACTACGGCCACAGACCGGCTGGCAACCGCTCGCATTTGGCCTCGATTGGAGCCGTCCACCGCGCCAGATGAACTCAACCAGCTTCTTCTACGCCCATTCCGATCAATGGCGTTATGAGACGCTGGGCGTTGATGAGATCCTCTCGCCGACTGCACCGGATGGCGATTGGAGCGGATCGCTGATCGATTATAACGCCCGGGCAGAGCGCATGGGTTGGCTGCCGTCTGCGCCGCAGCTCAAGACCAATCCGCTGGACATAGCCAAGGCCGCGCGTGAGGCAGGCAAGGAACCCAAAGACTATGTCACGGACAGCTTAAAGTCGGGAGAGCTGGAGCTTAGCTGCAACGATCCGGACGATCCGGCCAACTGGCCGCGCAACATGTTTGTCTGGCGCTCCAACCTGCTTGGTTCGTCGGGCAAAGGGCATGAATATCTGCTCAAGCATCTGCTCGGTACGAGCCATGGCGTGCAGGGCAAGGATCTGGGCGAAATGGGTCATGCCAAGCCCGAAGACGTCGCCTGGCATGAAGAGGCCCCCGAGGGGAAACTCGATCTGCTGGTGACACTCGATTTCCGTATGTCGACGACCTGTGTCTACTCGGACATCGTTCTGCCAACCGCGACTTGGTATGAGAAGAACGACCTCAACACGTCGGACATGCATCCTTTCATCCATCCGCTGTCTGCGGCGATCGATCCTGTCTGGGAATCGAAATCGGATTGGGAAATCTACAAGGAGATCGCCAAGAAATTCTCCGAAATCGCGCCCGAAGTGCTGGGCGAAGAAGAGGATGTGGTGCTGACGCCGATCCTGCACGATACGCCGGGCGAGATCGCCCAGCCGATGGATGTAGCAGATTGGGGCAAAGGCGATATCGAGCCAATACCCGGCAAGACAATGCCACAGGTGGCGGTCGTCAAACGGGATTATCCTAATCTTTATAAACGCTTCACAGCGCTTGGTCCGTTGATGGAAAAGATCGGCAATGGCGGGAAGGGCATAGCCTGGAAGACCGGAGAAGAGGTCGACCACCTCAAGGCATTGAACGGCACCGTGAGCGAGGACGGCCCAACCAAGGGCATGGCGCGGATCGAAAGCGATATCGATGCGACCGAAGTGATCTTGATGCTGGCGCCGGAAACCAATGGCGAAGTCGCAGTGAAAGCATGGAATGCTCTCTCGGAATTTACCGGGCGCGAGCATGCGCATCTGGCGCTGCCCAAGGAAGATGAGAAGATTCGCTTCCGCGATGTTGTCGCGCAGCCCCGCAAGATCATCTCGTCGCCAACCTGGTCAGGCCTGGAGAGCGAGAAGGTCTGCTACAATGCGGGCTATACGAATGTGCATGAGCTGATCCCCTGGCGGACTTTATCGGGACGGCAGCAACTCTATCAAGATCACAAATGGATGCGGGCCTTTGGCGAAGGCTTTTGCGTCTATCGCCCGCCAATCGACACCAAGGCGGTGAAACCCATGCTCGACCGGGCTGAGGGGCAGGATCATGTGGTGTTGAACTTCATCACGCCGCACCAGAAATGGGGCATCCACTCCACCTATACCGACAATCTCCTAATGCTGACCCTGTCACGCGGCGGGCCGATTGTCTGGCTGTCTGAAACCGATGCTGCCAAGGCCGGTATCGTCGACAATGACTGGGTCGAGGCGTTTAACTCTAATGGCGCCCTGGTCGCACGTGCGGTCGTTTCGCAGCGCATGAAGGACGGTACGCTCTTCATGTATCACGCGCAGGAAAAGATCGTGAATGTGCCCGGGTCGAAGATCACCGGCAATCGCGGCGGCATCCATAACAGCGTGACCCGCGCGGTGCTCAAGCCCACCCATATGATCGGCGGCTATGCCCAGCAAAGCTGGGGCTTCAACTATTACGGCACGGTCGGATCAAATCGCGATGAATTCGTGATCGTCCGCAAAATGACGGATGTCGATTGGCTCGACGGACCTGAAAACAGGCTGTCCCCGGATATGGAGGCAGCAGAATGA
- the narH gene encoding nitrate reductase subunit beta, protein MKVRAQIGKVLNLDKCIGCHTCSVTCKNVWTSREGMEYAWFNNVETKPGIGYPKDWENQKRWNGGWERLRKGRLRPRMGGKWRVLAKIFANPDLPEIDDYYEPFTFDYEHLQNAPEMKAMPTARPRSLISGGRMEKIEWGPNWEEILGGEFSKRSEDSNFEGVQKEIYGEFENTFMMYLPRLCEHCLNPTCVAACPSGAIYKREEDGIVLIDQEKCRGWRMCVSGCPYKKIYYNWNTGKSEKCIFCYPRIEAGQPTVCSETCVGRIRYLGVMLYDADRIEEAASAEDEQDLYQAQLDIFLDPNDPEVIAQARKDGVPEAWLEAAQNSPVWKMAMDWKVAFPLHPEYRTLPMVWYVPPLSPISAAANAGQIAINDDMPDVRSLRIPLKYLANLLTAGKEEPVAQCLERMLAMRSYMRAKTVDGIIATEVADKVGMTAQQIEDMYHVMAIANYEDRFVIPSTHREEVEDAYDERGACGFSFGNGCSGGSSEPNLFGTPKKKRIQTPSEMF, encoded by the coding sequence ATGAAAGTCCGCGCGCAAATCGGCAAGGTGCTCAACCTCGACAAATGCATCGGCTGCCACACCTGTTCGGTAACCTGTAAGAATGTTTGGACCAGTCGCGAGGGCATGGAATATGCGTGGTTCAATAATGTCGAGACGAAACCCGGCATTGGATATCCAAAGGACTGGGAGAACCAGAAACGCTGGAATGGCGGCTGGGAACGGCTGCGCAAGGGACGCCTCCGGCCTCGCATGGGTGGTAAATGGCGGGTGCTCGCCAAGATTTTCGCCAATCCCGATCTCCCAGAGATCGACGATTATTACGAGCCCTTCACCTTTGACTATGAGCATCTTCAAAATGCGCCGGAGATGAAGGCCATGCCGACCGCGCGGCCGCGATCCCTTATCTCCGGGGGACGGATGGAAAAGATCGAATGGGGCCCGAACTGGGAAGAAATCCTCGGCGGTGAGTTTTCCAAACGCTCGGAAGATTCCAATTTTGAGGGCGTGCAAAAGGAAATTTACGGCGAGTTCGAAAATACCTTCATGATGTACCTGCCGCGGCTGTGCGAGCATTGCCTGAACCCGACCTGTGTCGCAGCGTGCCCATCTGGCGCGATCTACAAACGTGAAGAAGATGGCATTGTCCTGATCGATCAGGAAAAGTGCCGCGGCTGGCGGATGTGCGTTTCGGGCTGCCCGTACAAGAAGATCTATTACAACTGGAATACCGGCAAATCCGAAAAATGCATTTTCTGCTATCCGCGGATCGAAGCTGGCCAACCAACCGTGTGCTCGGAAACCTGTGTTGGGCGGATCCGTTATCTCGGTGTGATGCTCTATGATGCGGACCGGATTGAAGAAGCCGCTTCCGCAGAAGATGAGCAAGACCTGTATCAGGCACAGCTCGATATCTTCCTCGATCCCAATGACCCCGAAGTGATCGCCCAGGCCCGCAAAGATGGTGTCCCGGAGGCGTGGCTCGAGGCTGCGCAGAACTCGCCGGTTTGGAAAATGGCGATGGACTGGAAGGTCGCCTTCCCATTGCACCCGGAATATCGGACGCTGCCAATGGTCTGGTATGTGCCGCCTTTGTCGCCGATCAGCGCTGCGGCAAATGCTGGGCAGATTGCGATAAATGATGACATGCCGGATGTGCGTTCCTTGCGTATCCCGCTCAAATATCTCGCTAACTTGCTGACGGCCGGGAAGGAAGAGCCGGTGGCGCAGTGCCTGGAGCGGATGCTCGCCATGCGCAGTTATATGCGGGCCAAGACGGTCGACGGGATCATCGCCACCGAGGTCGCCGACAAGGTCGGCATGACCGCACAACAGATCGAAGACATGTACCATGTCATGGCGATCGCCAATTATGAGGATCGTTTCGTCATCCCGAGTACGCACCGGGAAGAGGTTGAAGACGCCTATGATGAACGCGGCGCCTGCGGTTTCTCATTTGGCAACGGATGTTCGGGCGGATCCTCCGAACCCAACCTGTTCGGCACGCCGAAGAAGAAGCGGATCCAAACCCCGTCGGAGATGTTCTGA
- the narI gene encoding respiratory nitrate reductase subunit gamma: MMAQFLNSLVFGIYPYIALSVLAIGSVVRYDREPYSWRSGSSQLLRRRQLMIGSVLFHLGVLLIFAGHFVGLLTPIQIFDAMGISHGAKQLLAIIAGGVAGVFAFIGASMLLHRRLFDPRIRRNSSFSDIAILFLLWLQLVLGLATIFISLDHLDGHEMVKFMSWAQGIFTFEAGAAAYVMDVHPIFKAHLFLGLTILLVFPFTRLVHMLSAPIRYIWRPGYQIVRSKRSTV, from the coding sequence ATGATGGCCCAATTTCTCAACAGTCTCGTCTTTGGCATCTACCCCTATATCGCCTTGTCTGTTCTCGCGATTGGATCGGTCGTCCGTTACGATCGCGAGCCTTATAGTTGGCGGTCTGGATCAAGCCAGCTCCTTCGCCGACGCCAGCTGATGATCGGCTCGGTTCTGTTTCACCTGGGCGTGCTGCTCATCTTTGCCGGGCATTTTGTCGGCCTTCTCACGCCGATCCAGATTTTCGACGCGATGGGCATTAGCCATGGCGCAAAACAATTGCTCGCGATCATCGCCGGGGGAGTGGCTGGTGTGTTCGCCTTTATCGGCGCGTCCATGCTCTTGCATCGCCGCCTGTTTGACCCACGCATTCGCCGCAATTCCAGCTTCAGCGACATCGCGATCCTGTTCCTCTTATGGCTGCAACTCGTGCTTGGCCTGGCGACCATCTTCATCTCGCTCGACCATCTCGACGGCCATGAGATGGTGAAGTTCATGTCCTGGGCGCAAGGGATATTCACCTTCGAAGCCGGCGCTGCGGCCTATGTCATGGACGTGCACCCGATCTTCAAAGCGCATCTCTTCCTCGGGCTCACCATATTGCTGGTCTTTCCGTTCACCCGGCTGGTCCACATGTTGTCGGCGCCGATCCGCTATATCTGGCGGCCCGGTTATCAGATCGTCCGCAGCAAGAGGTCCACGGTATGA